Proteins from a single region of Takifugu rubripes chromosome 4, fTakRub1.2, whole genome shotgun sequence:
- the LOC101075440 gene encoding androgen-dependent TFPI-regulating protein: MTSTLRKIYHVAAFSWYAYIVKSLADRGGQKLPPGIFVYGGPWKYLTFLNLLLQMLFFGLAAVNDLQPHPDSMLKRCKDFLFSVFVFPVGMFVVLLFWSIFAYDRELVYPATIDTFFPPWINHAMHTFVFPVLFGELLMQPHMYPRTKHALAALTVVGVSYLFWIIWVFLSTGIWVYPLLGLFSTPGLVGFFIFNMSVVTLLYMLGEKLNHHVWRNNLHRPAC; this comes from the exons ATGACTTCCACCTTGCGAAAGATCTACCACGTCGCCGCTTTTAGCTGGTATGCCTACATTGTGAAGAGCCTCGCTGACAGAGGTGGACAGAAGCTGCCACCTGGAATTTTTGTTTATGGAGGGCCTTGGAAGTACCTTACTTTTCTGAATTTG CTATTGCAAATGTTGTTCTTCGGACTGGCGGCAGTGAATGACCTTCAGCCACATCCAGACAGCATGCTGAAACGATGTAAAGActtcctcttctctgtcttcGTCTTTCCTGTGGGCATG TTTGTTGTTCTACTCTTCTGGTCTATCTTTGCCTATGATAGAGAGTTAGTCTACCCGGCCACCATTGACACCTTCTTCCCCCCCTGGATAAACCACGCTATG CATACATTTGTCTTTCCTGTGCTGTTTGGAGAACTACTGATGCAGCCTCACATGTATCCACGAACCAAACATGCTCTGGCGGCACTCACCGTTGTGGGCGTGTCTTACTTATTCTG GATAATCTGGGTGTTTCTGTCTACTGGGATTTGGGTGTATCCCCTTCTCGGCCTCTTCAGCACACCTGGTCTGGTGGgcttcttcattttcaacatgTCAGTGGTGACTTTGCTCTATATGCTTGGGGAGAAACTCAACCACCACGTCTGGA GGAATAACCTGCACAGACCTGCCTGCTGA
- the fam83ha gene encoding protein FAM83H: MARHSQCSSAGDNPLNPNYLPPHYREEYRLAIDALIEDDLEGYYHFLQKADVVDFLSPPEIQYIQESVQLPQEIGNEQRYVETNGDGSSDTYWPIHSDLDAPGLDLGWPQLHSFIGPTEITTLVNPPEPDMPSIKEQARRLIKNAQQVIAIVMDMFTDVDILHDILTAAMRNVAVYILLDEQNTHHFVNMVSNCRVNLQSFQFVRVRTVSGITYHCRSGKSFKGQMMDRFLLTDCRAVLSGNYSFMWSFEKIHRCMAHLFLGQLVSTFDEEFRILFAQSEPLIIENTFMPMEEFSLTQSRQYPSERPSLYKDSRNFLSPEFAHSEEWGRHSYDERVDVDWRLMPKRKEILQSPADIYSRFPSQQMRMDPSFEQSPSRMPLAENPTFKRHSYAEGGRGRYPFLSMPEPETQGRQFHRHPYLGPGKESEYNAYDKFWNQDFQLADQHADPTLAHEMEPPDNFEPVLNYLSSVRNVEYDQSSDKLSAEAVDLPFSSAYPKRLCSGQPYACQKSPAPSKSAEQKAFFPEPNPARKDPSVKRGLRDWRISSYLSAYDSKGDEGLPLEPPNVSDPFEDSTKVLPPITSRIDFSTPKIPNVREFKVPAMPRASQIPGYAKTATRELPRKLTDDLSSSVVEETKATPSPSESSSTTEGERMEEAEQKEHITSLPNREDSFRRKYNAAIPRCSRLRSSLIFSSLDQQHAQDAKSTPGQNEEESEKTESEPTKQSLISHLLGQRKTTAREPFEWSRYINKSATFDSATDSSKPEKSEADRQTPSNDENTKDPSENNEESLKPLNAGQIEQTTSSPSVSKPANPECPDKHTKPKKSLLSASTYVDMNDPDARLMFFKELAAKRKAAKAEKSQELIQVDQPTVIKTIPSVKKETSDPEDLTETATPYRICTKSDEDEKIIEEISIKQPMELNNTSSGKQESGPEEAASTVTAKDKLSSEKHSVKYPTKQESALRETTDQMSATAESTETPKEKESKGNSSVKQPMDKHSFSVKQEDLDPNEPIEKIREAVTPIETMKEETLNKPPTDEKTSISLTTEINHNEPAEKMAASVLSMKTPKDECKEVSVKPLKTETNVLIKNQEFTTEETTEKQAATTTSTKLAGEKKGKVSITQPVGIKSDTRTEKEEPFPKETLDETALVTMAVYVKPSANLQNISLVKEEDSGREEMSRQRASPGGAARGAEAEKGKEKVPSKQTVELEPEICAKKEQSDARDMAETFAAASLPTKPAEAEKTKEKVQMTQPTELMSVKNEEQDPKGKAGRIPAEVSERNSESKNTGETVSCLSTRYLKSSDQTNAEDENDPSASICREQTHGSTDPGMMTLENNPAASTLFVSAEPAALPPLLPENSESEISSTISSMVTSALRSLSNSVDSDSHIDVGHLPVGSSLHCTPTETVSSNLVPEISEHSVNSSLQAVEEECIGQTEQEPVPACQDSASQLTSPETPSADDSEHAPSELCLEGFTGDSELHTSSPESVESLDPAHLDETLPKSENSLLLHVTEERYENLEITLQVRADGTPPSPNPPETDQNEFTVTFPSTPNPKSEDFPEETQSHASPDSPTNASQSDITDPRISALPSSEANLTGPVPLSHSETASCLAPCDSAEPVLSPEGKETPSALHSPSHNPSLSDQISTDLKKSPSTDLHSPTESTSNVPPVSDLTCKLPKAVISEHQSPEPQVPAQNSKESSQTEVSHGREMPETVEEKDETTDTTNNSSIAQESADSERTNDQVGKKNYSEPQEVTPDDVIPPSPQSKLPQSSQSRYQSSTANVISSSNLRDDTKLLLGQISAHSQSRNEVSKDAAVTDDEKEDKADKNAKRKETAFRSFVRGQPNSNQERDKLLERIQSMRKERKVYSRFEMAS, encoded by the exons ATGGCACGTCACTCTCAGTGTTCCTCTGCTGGGGATAACCCCCTAAACCCGAACTACCTCCCTCCTCACTATCGGGAAGAGTACCGCTTGGCTATTGATGCGCTGATCGAGGACGATTTGGAGGGTTACTATCATTTTCTCCAGAAAGCAGATGTGGTGGACTTCCTGTCCCCGCCAGAGATTCAGTATATTCAGGAGTCTGTACAGCTCCCTCAGGAGATCGGCAATGAACAACGATACGTGGAGACTAACGGGGATGGTTCTTCTGACACTTACTGGCCCATTCACTCCGACCTGGATGCTCCGGGTTTGGACCTTGGTTGGCCTCAGCTGCACAGCTTCATTGGGCCGACAGAGATCACCACTCTGGTCAACCCACCCGAGCCTGACATGCCGAGCATCAAAGAGCAGGCCCGACGCCTTATCAAGAATGCTCAGCAG GTGATCGCTATAGTGATGGACATGTTTACCGATGTTGACATTCTTCATGATATTCTCACTGCTGCCATGAGGAATGTTGCCGTCTACATCCTTCTAGATGAGCAGAACACACATCACTTCGTCAACATGGTATCCAACTGCAGGGTCAACCTACAGAGCTTTCAA TTTGTACGTGTGAGAACTGTGTCTGGCATCACATATCACTGCCGCTCAGGGAAATCTTTCAAAGGTCAGATGATGGACCGCTTCCTGTTGACAGACTGCAGGGCTGTGCTTAGTGGAAACTACAG CTTCATGTGGTCCTTTGAGAAGATTCACCGCTGTATGGCTCACCTTTTCCTCGGACAGCTGGTGTCGACCTTTGATGAAGAATTTCGTATCCTGTTTGCCCAGTCCGAGCCACTGATCATCGAAAACACGTTCATGCCAATGGAAGAGTTTAGCCTAACACAAAGTAGGCAGTACCCAAGTGAGAGGCCTTCACTTTACAAAGACTCAAGGAACTTTTTGTCCCCGGAATTTGCTCATTCAGAAGAATGGGGAAGGCATTCTTATGATGAACGTGTTGATGTGGATTGGAGACTGAtgccaaaaagaaaagagattttGCAGAGCCCTGCAGACATCTACAGTAGGTTTCCCTCCCAGCAGATGCGCATGGATCCATCTTTCGAACAGAGCCCTTCTAGGATGCCCTTGGCAGAAAATCCCACTTTTAAACGTCACAGTTATGCTGAAGGTGGTCGAGGCAGGTACCCATTTCTGTCCATGCCAGAACCTGAAACCCAGGGACGACAGTTTCACAGGCATCCTTATTTAGGACCAGGAAAGGAATCTGAGTACAATGCCTATGACAAGTTCTGGAACCAAGACTTTCAGTTAGCAGACCAGCATGCAGATCCTACTTTGGCTCATGAAATGGAACCTCCTGATAACTTTGAACCTGTGCTTAACTATTTATCATCTGTCAGAAATGTAGAATATGACCAGAGTTCAGATAAGTTGTCAGCTGAAGCTGTAGATTTGCCATTTAGTTCAGCTTACCCTAAAAGATTGTGTTCAGGTCAGCCATATGCCTGTCAAAAGTCTCCCGCCCCCTCAAAATCTGCTGAGCAGAAGGCATTTTTCCCTGAACCCAACCCTGCTCGCAAGGATCCCAGTGTAAAACGTGGGCTGAGAGACTGGAGAATTAGTTCATACCTAAGTGCATATGATAGTAAAGGAGACGAAGGTCTGCCGCTGGAACCACCAAATGTGTCGGATCCTTTTGAAGACTCTACTAAAGTCTTACCACCAATAACATCACGCATTGATTTTTCAACCCCTAAAATACCCAATGTCAGAGAGTTCAAAGTGCCTGCAATGCCCAGAGCAAGTCAAATCCCTGGTTATGCCAAAACCGCTACGCGAGAGCTGCCAAGGAAACTGACGGATGACCTGTCATCGTCAGTGGTAGAAGAAACCAAAGCAACCCCATCACCTTCGGAATCGTCATCCACAACTGAAGGGGAGAGGATGGAAGAGGCTGAACAAAAAGAACATATAACTTCTTTACCTAATAGGGAGGATTCCTTCCGCAGGAAATACAATGCAGCAATCCCGAGGTGCTCTCGGTTAAGATCCTCTCTTATATTTAGCTCTCTGGATCAGCAGCATGCTCAGGATGCCAAATCTACGCCAGGGCAAAACGAGGAAGAGAGTGAAAAAACTGAAAGTGAACCAACAAAACaatctctcatctctcatttGTTAGGACAGCGGAAAACAACTGCGAGGGAACCTTTTGAATGGAGCCGCTATATTAATAAATCAGCCACTTTTGACTCTGCCACAGACTCATCTAAACCAGAAAAGAGTGAAGCGGATCGTCAGACACCATCAAACGATGAAAACACCAAGGATCCTTCAGAGAACAATGAGGAATCATTGAAACCACTTAATGCAGGGCAAATAGAGCAGACAACTTCTTCCCCATCAGTGTCCAAGCCCGCTAACCCTGAGTGTcctgataaacacacaaaaccaaaaaaatcttTGCTCAGTGCTTCAACCTATGTAGATATGAATGATCCTGATGCACGTCTTATGTTTTTTAAAGAGTTGGCAGCTAAACGAAAAGCTGCAAAAGCTGAGAAGAGCCAAGAGCTGATTCAGGTAGACCAACCAACAGTAATAAAAACCATTCCTTCTGTTAAAAAAGAGACATCTGACCCAGAAGACTTGACAGAAACTGCCACTCCATATAGGATATGCACAAAAAGTGATGAGGATGAAAAGATTATAGAGGAAATTTCAATTAAACAACCAATGGAACTGAATAATACCAGCTCTGGTAAACAGGAGTCTGGTCCAGAAGAAGCAGCTTCTActgtgactgctaaagacaaattgaGTAGTGAGAAGCACTCAGTAAAATACCCAACCAAACAGGAGTCTGCTTTAAGAGAAACTACAGATCAGATGTCAGCTACTGCCGAATCAACCGAGACcccaaaagaaaaagagagcaaaGGCAACAGTTCAGTTAAACAGCCGATGGACAAACACAGCTTTTCTGTAAAACAGGAGGATTTGGATCCAAATGAGCCTATAGAAAAGATTAGAGAGGCTGTGACACCAATCGAGACTATGAAAGAGGAGACACTGAACAAGCCTCCAACAGATGAAAAAACTAGTATTTCTCTCACAACTGAGATAAATCACAATGAACCAGCTGAAAAGATGGCTGCTAGTGTTCTGTCCATGAAGACTCCAAAAGATGAGTGCAAAGAGGTTTCAGTAAAACCACTGAAAACAGAAACCAATGTTTTGATTAAAAATCAGGAGTTCACTACAGAGGAAACTACAGAAAAACAGGCAGCTACTACAACATCCACCAAACtagcaggagagaaaaaagggaaagtttCAATAACACAACCAGTGGGAATAAAGAGTGATACTAGAACTGAAAAAGAGGAGCCTTTTCCAAAGGAAACACTAGATGAGACAGCTCTTGTAACCATGGCTGTTTATGTGAAACCATCTGCTAATCTACAAAATATCAGTTTGGTTAAAGAGGAGGACTCTGGTCGAGAAGAAATGTCCAGACAGAGGGCTtcccctggaggagctgcacgtGGTGCAGAAGCTGAGAAAGGCAAAGAGAAGGttccatcaaaacaaacagTGGAACTCGAACCTGAAATTTGTGCTAAAAAAGAGCAAAGTGATGCGAGAGACATGGCAGAAAcgtttgctgctgcttctttacCCACCAAGCCTGCAGAAGCTGAAAAGACCAAAGAGAAAGTTCAGATGACACAACCGACTGAATTAATGTCTGTCAAAAATGAGGAACAAGATCCAAAAGGAAAAGCTGGGAGAATTCCTGCAGAAGTGTCGGAACGCAACAGCGAATCCAAGAATACAGGTGAGACTGTATCTTGTCTATCCACTCGATATTTGAAATCCAGTGATCAGACTAATGCAGAGGATGAGAATGACCCCAGTGCAAGCATCTGCAGAGAACAAACCCACGGTTCAACTGATCCAGGAATGATGACCTTGGAGAACAACCCTGCTGCATCTACACTCTTTGTTTCTGCAGAACCAGCCGCACTACCACCTCTGCTACCTGAGAACTCTGAATCTGAAATTTCTTCCACCATCTCTTCCATGGTTACATCAGCACTGAGATCTTTGTCTAATTCAGTGGATTCAGACTCCCACATTGACGTAGGGCATTTACCTGTTGGCTCTAGTCTCCATTGCACTCCAACAGAGACTGTGTCCTCAAATCTCGTCCCTGAAATCTCAGAGCACAGTGTCAACTCTTCTTTACAGGCAGTGGAGGAAGAATGTATTGGCCAAACAGAGcaggagcctgtcccagcttgTCAGGATTCAGCATCCCAGTTGACATCACCTGAAACTCCTTCAGCAGATGACTCTGAGCATGCACCATCTGAGCTATGTCTAGAAGGATTTACGGGAGATTCAGAGCTGCACACATCATCACCAGAGTCTGTAGAATCCCTTGATCCTGCCCATTTGGATGAAACTCTTCCTAAATCAGAAAATAGCCTTCTTCTACATGTAACTGAAGAGCGATATGAAAATCTTGAGATTACACTACAAGTCAGAGCTGATGGCACACCTCCTAGCCCGAACCCTCCAGAAACTGATCAAAATGAGTTCACTGTCACCTTTCCATCAACACCAAACCCCAAATCTGAGGACTTCCCAGAAGAAACACAGTCTCATGCTAGTCCAGATTCACCAACTAATGCCTCACAGTCAGATATAACTGATCCTCGAATATCAGCACTGCCTTCATCTGAAGCTAACCTGACCGGACCTGTCCCACTTTCTCACTCTGAAACAGCATCCTGTTTAGCTCCTTGTGATTCAGCTGAACCAGTTTTGTCCCCTGAGGGTAAAGAAACACCATCTGCGTTGCACAGTCCCTCACATAATCCGTCTCTTTCAGATCAGATTTCGACAGACTTAAAGAAAAGTCCTTCAACAGACCTCCATAGTCCAACTGAGTCTACCTCAAACGTGCCACCAGTGTCTGATTTGACATGCAAACTACCCAAAGCTGTGATTTCTGAACATCAGTCCCCTGAGCCACAAGTCCCTGCTCAAAATAGTAAAGAGAGCAGTCAGACTGAAGTCAGTCATGGCCGTGAAATGCCTGAAACAGTTGAGGAAAAAGATGAAACTACTGACACCACAAATAATTCAAGTATTGCACAGGAATCAGCTGACAGCGAGAGAACAAATGACCAAGTAGGGAAAAAGAACTACTCTGAACCACAGGAGGTCAcaccagatgatgtcattcctcCATCTCCGCAGTCCAAGCTGCCACAATCCAGCCAGTCTCGCTACCAGTCGTCAACAGCCAATGTGATCTCCAGCAGCAACCTCAGAGATGACACCAAGCTGCTCCTGGGGCAAATCTCTGCCCACAGCCAGAGCAGGAACGAAGTGAGCAAAGATGCTGCCGTGACAGACGACGAGAAAGAGGACAAAGCCGACAAAAATGCAAAAAGGAAAGAGACAGCATTTAGGTCTTTCGTCAGAGGACAGCCCAACTCAAATCAGGAGCGTGATAAGCTGCTGGAGAGGATTCAGAGtatgaggaaggagaggaaagttTACAGTCGATTTGAG ATGGCTTCCTGA